The window ATATCCAATTTCATAAAATACATTTGGATTGCTCCCAGTCGTATCTGCAACAAGAAATGCCGCTTTTGATATTTGCAAGAAAATGACTTCGATGATGCTTCCAACCGTTGCAATGTCCTTCGCATGCTCAGCAGCACATCCGAGATCTTGAAGACAAGGCCGTATAACACTCTCAAACGTCGCCAAGAATTCCTCTTTAAATGGCAACAACACAAAAACGTAGGGTGGGGTTAGCTCCTCCTGTTGAGGGAGTAAATGCTTTGCCACCAGATAACGGAGGCGATCTAGCTCGGGCCCCACATTCTGGTAAAAGCTCCGGGTGCCTTCAATGCGATGCAGCAAGTCGCGCACATACTCCAGCGGCTGCGATGTGCTTGCCAAGCTCTTCAGTGCATGAAAAACCCGGAATTCATCCGGGCGCTGTGTATTTGAAAGGCGTAAGTCGTAGCCGCGGAGCACAGCTGTACGTTGCTCATATGAGAGTCCATACGCGATAATCTTCGCAAGCGCAGAAAGCATGTCTTCCAGTGCGCTAGCTTCTATGTTGGATTGCGTCATAAATTCAGTTCCAGATTAGAGATAACAGCAAGCTTCGCAGGCAGAGTCGCTTTTCCCAGTAAATAACCCAGCTCTTCTGCCTTTTGATCTGCTTTTGTTAGCCATTCTTTATATTCTCTAAAATGCGAAAGAATTTCATCAGCATGATTGACATATTCCTCCAATTCACCTTCATATTCATCGAGGCTGCTAGATATCGCCGTTTTAGAAGAAAGGATGCGCCGAAGTTTGTCCGGGTCTTGGACGAGTACCCAGTTCAAGGATGGTAAAGAGACATCGATGAATAGGTCTAACCGCGAAAGAGCATCCGCCAAAACTGATTTGCGGTCTGCGTCCGCAGCAACACAGCCAAACTTTGAAAATTCTTTCAAAATCTGTACTACGATGGCACGGCTGTCTACCATTTTGATTGAGTTGGATTCGATCTCAATTGTTATCGAATGTAGGAAACCTCGCTGCTCATAATCGACAGTGATGTCCGCACTATAAGAATGGCCACTTTCCGGCTCTATAAGGCGTTTAATTGTTTGTTCCGAATTGTCCATGCCTGGAGCCCCACAATAAAGATTGAAATCCCATGTGCGAATTCGTCTACTGCCATTTGTTTCAGATCGTTTAAGGCTGCGTTTCTGTTGAAGTTTGAACAAACTGTCCCTGGGAACGGTCCAATTGAGAGGTATCACTAGGCGATAATAGCGACTCTTAAGCCTGATGTACCATTCGATCAAAACCCACGTGATAGCCACAAAAATAAGCGCTACCCCTGACCGCAAAGGGGCACTCAAGTGCATAACGTCGGCAATTGTGATGCCGGTATTGATGGAGAGCAGGATGCTGAGAATCTTTAACGCATTGGCCCGGTTCTTCGCGGCTCTATCCAACTCAAGTGAGGCTTCCCCTGTATCCAGCTTGCGAATCGATAACTGGATATCCTCCGCGCTTAAGGTACCCTGCAGAACTTGCGATGCTTCATTGGAAAGGACTTTGAGTTCTTCTTCATCTTCTTCATACAACTTCTCCAGCCGGTCCAAGTCTTCTGCCAACCGAGATACTAGTTCAATCGGCATGAAACCGGGATTGTCTTGCAGAGAGAGCATTCTTGTAGTAGTGAATGAATTAATGATGCTTTTATTTGAAGCTAATTCCATGGCCTGTTCACACTGCTTGGACTTGCGCGTGTCTTTAAGATGATTAATCACCTTTTGAACCACAGGAAGTTTAACGTTTGCATACGTCAGATACTTTTTCATCTCTGTCAGAAATGAAAAGTGTTCCTCAGTGTTGCGTTGGAGAGTAATCGCAAGCTGTCGGCGCAATGGCACTACATGATCGCGCGTATTTTTCAAAATCGCTATGGCTCGTGCGCCACAATCAACGAGATTGAGAATGCCGCTGAGTTTGTAAAATACTCCATCAAAACGCTGGTTCTCTTCCTCGCTATACTCGCTGGCAAAAAAAAGAATAGCGTTGTGGCTTTCGCTGATGGCAACAGCGTCATCAAGTGTTGGATCAATCCTGAGCCGCAGCTCGGGTGCGCTGAATCCCGCTTCCATATCTGCGCGGTGATCTTTTGTCAGACGTATGATCACCACATTGTGCTTGGTCAGAAAATTCCTAGCCGGCGCATCAATGGAGGGTTTGAAGCCAGGCGTGTAGTAAAACTGGGAAAATGATATAACGCCTTCATGCAAAACTGCCAATTTGTTCCGAATAGCCGCAGGCGCAATGTCAAAAATGAATTCTGCTAGGAATTCGCGGAGCTCTGGAATGATCAACGATAGCGATGAAGACAAAGAAAGTTCATGAATTGGTGGTATTTCAGTGACGTGCTGGCAGAATCCTTCGCCATCGATCTTTCCATGAAACCGTACCGTGCAAATCGGCTTGCCATCTCGTTTGATTGTATGCTCGGCTTTGTATTGTACAAAGCCAGCCCCAGGCTCGATGTCCGAAATTGGGCTACTGGTCTCTAGTTCATGCAAATGGCGGAGGGCGTCCGGCAGCATGTTGTCTGCCAGAGGCAGCCAATGATAGATAGATATTTTTATATTCTTGCTCACAAGAACTTTGGTTATTAAAGGGGGTGAATCAGGCTATATTAGTACCTCCAATGCTTAAATAAAAGGCCAATTTCGTTTGTGGTGAGTTTGATCCAGCGCCTAGGCCTCGGCGGGCGTTATGCGGGTTTTGCCGTTCGAGAGCGTTCTAGAGGTCCAGATTTATATTGCTACCCAAGGGCTTAAACTGACGGCGGCGAATGGCAAAAGGAACTCGCCGAGTCAGAGCAAAACACTCTTACTGTGCAAGCCAAAGGGCGAACTTCCCCCTCACTTCCTCCCCGCCCTCTTCTGTGCAATCACGAGCCCCCTTGGCGTGGGCAGGAACACCACCGAAATCAAACCTTCATCTTCCATCCGCTTGGCGGCTTCGCGCACGGTCTTGAGATGCGAACTGGCATCGTGCATCAGGATCAGCCCGTTGGGATTGATCTGCGGCAGAAAGTGCCGGACCTCAGGCTCGCGCAGTTCAGGCAGTGAGTCGCAAAAAAGCACGTCGATCGTCCCGGCCACGCGCGTCTCTAAACTTGATTCGCAGCGGTAGTCGATAAACTTCTTGAGTCCTGAGGCCTCAATCTTTTCTTTGGCCTTGGCAAAGACTTCTTTATCCGGCTCGCAGGTAATGATCTTGCCAGAGCCGTTCTGCTTGAGCCCTTCAGCCATATAGATGGTGCTCACGGCAAGAAACGTCCCGGTCTCCACCACCAGGTTGGGCTTTACGGTGGTCATCAGGCATTTCAGAAAGTCCAGGACTTCAACTTCGGCGGTCATGGTGTCAAACATCCTCCAGCGCTCAGGGTTCGGGCATTCAGGCGTGGCGCGATGGTATTCCGGTTTGGTTTCCTGGTTGCCATGCTGGACCACGTGGTCCAGAACTTTGTGTACGGGATCTACTTTGCGAAATCGACGCCTCGCAACGATCAGCAGAATAATTCCGGCAACGATGGTCAGCAGCGCGGCCAGTTGCGCGTTGCTCATGCCCCAGAGAATGCGGGGATTGATGCGGATGAACTCAACCAGAAAGCGCTCAATGCCAAACAGGATGAGAAATTCGCCGACGATCACGCCGGGCGCAAGCGGATGCTGGATGGCCCGCGCCCCGCGCCGCCATATATACCAATAGATGAGCACGCAGGCGATGAATTCATAGATCGGCGTGGGATGGACTGCGCAGTTTTGCGGCCAGCCGTAAAGCGCGCATGCGCCGCTGGGGCCAGTGGTGGGAACCAATCCATCCGGAAACGCCATGCCCCAGGGAAGACGCGTCGGCATACCGTAGTCGCCGTCGCCGGAGATAAGGCACCCGATGCGGCCCACGGCATAACCCACGGCTGCCGCCGAGCTGGAAATATCCAGCATGGTAAGCATGTTCACGCCATTGCGCCGGGCGATGATCAGCAGCGCGGCAATACCTGCGACGAAGCCCCCAAACCAGGCAAAGCCGCCGCGGAACCAGCTCAGCAGCGCGCCAAAACTTTTGAATGTGTCGGCGTTCAGGCGGTCGGCAGGTGTATCCACGATGTGCCAGATCTTTGCGCCCAGAATTCCCGCGAACGCCACCACCGCGACGATGGTGTAAGGATCAAGCTGGATTTTGCGCCGCTTGATCTCGCCTTCAAGAGCGTAATAAGCGGCGGCAAACGCCACAACCATCAGCAGGCCAAAGGTCGGAATTTCCAGCGGCCCAATGTGTATATAAGGAAGCAGTTGAAGTCCCTTCGAAGGGTGAAAGTATGAAGAGCCAGTATAAATGGAGGCTGTGGGTCTTGAGCGGAGGGCCGCAGAACTATCTCGGCGTCGGCCTTGGCACCGCGCCGCGCACCGCAGCCGTCGCGCGGACGACCAGCCGCGCAGGCACAATCAGCAGCCGCGGCAGCGAGCCATCTTTTTCGCGGAAGCGCCGCCGGAGGTCGGCCATGGATTTTATGCTGAGGCGTTCCGCAAGCAGCGCGTGTGCAGGAATGTCTTTGAACTCAAACAGCGTTGCCGGACGAAACGTCTGGTGCTTGGCCATCAGCAGGTCGCGTTCACTGCGCAGGTCTGGCCGCAGCGTGGGATCAAGAATAAAACACCAGAAAATGTCCCAGTCGCGCGGCTTGCCGTCAACGGTGTATTTGTTGATGACCAGGTTGTGATCGTATTCCGCTTTTCCCGTCCAACGATATTGCACGCCCGGCGCAACAAAATAAAGGTTCAGGCGTTTATCGACAGGCTTGTCTTCCGCCACGCGCTCGCCCAGGTTCCACGGGCCAACGCTGGCCAGCCGATGTTTGCCCGCCGCTTCAGGTGTGAAAATAAGGTCATCGCCATCGTGATAAACGGAAAACGGCTTCACCACTTCACGCATGGAAGCGCCGGCAACAAAAGCGGCGGCGGAAATCGCGATGATGGAGACCACACGTAAGTGGCGGCCCGGCATTGCCAAAATTATTGCAGGCCGCAGGCGGCAGGGCAAGGCGTTTACGCGCTTTGCGGGATGCTAAAGTGAGTAGACGTGCGTAACATTCTCCAGCATCGCGGAATGCGGCTGATTTTTGCCGCGAATTTGATCTCCATGGTCGGCAGCGGCATGAACTCCGCGGGCGTGACCTGGTTTGTGCTGCAAAAAACACACTCGGAAATGGCGCTGGGAACTCTGCTCATGCTGCAAACTATCCCGGCGCTCATGATGCTGCCATTCACCGGCGTGGTGATTGACCGTGAAGATCGCCGTCGTCTGCTGATGGTTCTGGACGCCGCTCGCGGCCTTGTAATTCTGTGCGTGGCAATCATGGCGTATCGCGGCGTGGCCACGCTTTGGGAAGTCTATTTAATGTCCGTGATTGTGGCGGCGGGCTTCTGGATGTTCTGGCCCACCATCACCGCGCTTGTTCAGGAGCTCACGCCGGACTCGCACTTTGTGCACTCCAACAGTTTTTTGCTGGCGGGCGTTCAAGGCGGATGGCTGGTCGCCGGCGCGGTCGTTGGATTCGTTTACAACAAGATTGGTCTGCACGGCGTGCTGTTTATCGACTTCGCCAGTTACGTGCTGTCATTCACCTGCTATCTGTTTGTGCGCAAGGGTAAGCACACGGTCGCCATGGCTGAAGAAACCATAGTGCATGACAGCGCCGTGGCAAAGTTTGTTCATGAATTGAAAGAAGGCATCGCTTATATCAAGTTGCGTCCACGATTGTTACTGCTGGGCATTGCCTGGGCGTTGTTCATCGGCGGAATGCTGACGCAGGGCGTGATCACCGCGCCTTTTAGCGATCGCATCCTAAAATCGGGCGCAGTCGGCTATGGCTGGCTCAACGCCGGCTGGGCCATTGGCGCGTTCATGAGCGCGATTTACACTCCCGCGCTCATACGCGGCACCGGACATCGCCGTGCCGTGGGAATTTCCATGGCGCTGCTGGGGCTTTGCTTGATCTCATTGCCGTTCCTCGGGTCGCACATCCAGGGTGCGCTCGTTGTTTCTGCTTCACTCACAGTGGGCGTTGCATTGGTTGTGTGCGCGGCGGTTTATTGCCTTATGGGGTGTTGTCGCGCGCTGGGCGGCGTAGCCATTACCAGCACCATGATGGAACTGGTCCCAAAACATTTCATGGGACGCGTGCAGAATACTTTTTACTTTCTGGGAACGCTGATGCAACTTGTATTCTCATTTACCGTGGGCACTGTGGCGCACACTCGCGGGTTGGCGCAAGGGTTCGCGATTGTCGGCGGAATCTATCTGCTGGCATGTCTCACGGGATCGTGGCCGGTAAGGGATGTTGTTACGGAACCAGGCGGACAGTTGGAACAAGGCACGTGATCGCACGCTGGAAGCCAAAAAGATCCAGGGCGTATCTAAAGAACAACCTATTGCCGCGAAGCGGCGTTGGCGTAGAATCGGCTTCAATGGAGTAGTAAGTCTTATGGATAGCAATCCCGTTACGCACAATGAAGCGAAAGGCCAGTTTGAGATCGCGCTGGGAAATGAGAGAGCCCTGCTGCAATACCGCCGCACAGACCACAGCATCACGCTGATCCATACAGAGGTTCCGCAAGCTTCACGGGGACGCGGGCTGGGAAATCAACTGATTCGCGCTGCGCTGGACTACGCCCACTTCAATCAGCTCAAGGTCGTTCCAGTGTGCCCATTCGTGAAAGCGTATTTAAAAAAGCATCCTGAAGCAGCAAACTAAGTCGATCCCAGCACGTCCGTGTAAAAAAAATATGTTTCTTCCGCACGAAAGCAGCGCCCGTAAGCGCTGCTTTTCTGTTAGTCCTGACATCGTGCTCCAGGGAACCGTCGTGCCAGGATCTCTGGCTAGTTCTGCTTCGTCGTACGACAACTTAATCGTTCAAAACGTCACGCACTGTGAGCACCGGGCAAGGCGCTCCGGCAACCAGGTTATAGGTAACGCTCGAGTGGAATCCGCCGTTGAATTTCTTTCCCGAAGGCAGCCCCAGAACGATCATGTCAGGCCGTTCCGTCTCCGCATAGCCCAGCAGTTCTTTTACCGTATCGCCAATTTCAACCACCATTTCAGGCTTGCACCACTTCTTTGCTTCAGCCGGCACCAGTTTTTCCAGCTTCTTATAGGAATCCGCAACCAATTCTGTGCGGTCGCGCTGGAACGCGTCGTTCAGTGAAACCACGTGCATAACGGTCACTAGTGCGCGGCTTTCCTGCGCAATGGAGAGCGCATATTGCGTCGCGAATTCCGCGTGCGCGCCCAGGTCCGTGGGGAAAAGAATGTTCTCCGCCTTGAAATCATGCGTAGGCCGTACAGTAACGTGCGGGCCTACAGTAAGCACCGGGCAGGTGGCATTGCGGAAGATGGCTTCAGCAACGGAGCCCATCAAAAGATGCTTCAGTCCCTGGCGACCGTGCGTGCCCATCACGATAAGATCAATCCCGTGCTCGGCAATCCATTTGGGGACTGCCTCTGCTACTGGTCCGCGCGCGAAGAGCGGCGTGCCGTTGAAATTGTTTTCCTTGGCCAGCGCGCTCAGGCGGCGACGGCTGTTTTCTTCCACTTCATCCACAATGTTCGGCGCGGCTGTTTCGGTAAGGATGATTGGATCACAGGCATGCGCGGGATAGACCTGCGCCCCAAAATGATTTGCAAATCCCAGCGCATACGCCATGGCGCCCTGTGAGGATTCAGTGAAATCGGTGAGAAATAAAATATTCTTGAATGAAATTTTGTTGACGACTGGCAGAGCATGCATAGTTGACATAAAAAAACTCCTTTTTAAAGTTGCAGTGTTTGCTGGTCCGGAGCACTGGGCTCATTCGCTTTCGCGACCGTCAGGTTCCCCTTGAGTGTTCTCCTGCTGCACGCCGGCAACCCTGTTGCCATGCGCATCGACCGGAATGAAGTTACCGGCAGGATCGCCTGCGGGATCCCGGAACCCCGCAGGTGCAGCGAAATGTGGCATTCGCCGCGGAAGGGCCTTCCGGCCTCTTCCGTAGCGAAGAAAGCCAGCGCGCTTTCCAACGTCTGTAGAAGCAGGCCGTTTCGCGCTGGTTTCCATTCCGTCATTCCGCCTCTCATCTCAAATCTTCCTTTATAGTTTGCAATCGTGGGCCACATCGCGGCTGTGATGCAGATCACCCTAGCCGGATTGCGCAGCTTTAGCGCGCCCACGCCTCAGGCACGGAAAGCACGGGGCAAGGCGCCGCGCAAATGACTTTATGCGTCACGCCAGGGCTGCCTCTCAGACTGAAGTTTTCACTGTGCCCGCGGCCCATCACGATCAAGTCAGCCTGCTCATTCTGTGCGTGGTTTACGATCCGTTCAGCCGTAGGGCCTGCATCCACGGCGAACTCCGGCTTGCACCAGCTGCGCGCTTGTATTGGCAGCAATCGTTCCGCCTCATTCAGGACGAAACTCAAAACCCGCAAACGATCTGGATAATCGCGTGATTCCTCAGGGAGCACATGAAGAAGCATCAGGCGGGCGCATTTTTCCCGGGCCAGTGAAAGAGCGAATCCCAGAACATGCTGTGATTGCTCGCCCAGATCTGTGGCAAACACGATCTTTTCCAGGTTCAGGCTAAAGAGGCGCGGTACTTCAACGTTCGGGCCTACCGTGAGCACAGGGCAAGGCGCATTGTGCAGGACCATTTCAGAGGTCGAGCCGAGCAGAAGCCGCTGCACGCCGCGACGGCCATGCGTGCCGGCCACCACAAGGTCAATCCCAAGCTGTGAAATCCAGTGTGCTATGGCAGCCTCAAAATCGCAGCGGCTAAGCAGTGGCTGGAAATTAATGCCGTTATATTGGGCAAGGCGAGAGAGCTGCCGGCGTTTTTGCTCTTCTAATTCTTGTACGGCGGCTTCGCCTGCAACGGCCGTTTCAGTCAACACGGTATCCAATACATGCGCGGGATAAAGGCGCGCCTTGAAATGCCGCGCGAAGGCTAGAGAGTAGGCCAGGGCTCCCGTGGAGGCCTGACCAAAATCGGTAAGAAAGAGGATGTTCTTAAAGGAAATGGCAGTGCCCGGTCGTACAAGTGGCATAAAAACCTCTGAAGAAATTTGGAATGAGATCCCGGGACCCAAATGATGGTTTACAACTTTCCAGTTTGCTTTAAGGCGAAGGACGAAAACTGTGACCGCGGTCACTAAATCACACGCTGTCTGTGATTTGCGTGCCCTCATTTTGGTGTCCCTGCTCAGGAGAGCTGAATGCCTGTGCTTTGGCTTTGACCGGGAGCTTTTCAGTACCCCCGGGCAGAATCGGGAGCACATCTGGAATGTGACGACCGTCACATATCTGCGTGATGTCCTCCGTTTAATCTCAAAGTTGTTCATTTTCTCCGTCAGGAGTTGGGGATGGCATATCACTTCCAGATCATTGAAGACTGTTTAAAATGTGCGTTTCGCGAGCAGAACCTTTTTTGTGATCTTTCGCGGGAAGCGCTGGTTCGCCTGCAACAAATCAAAGCGACCTCCGTTTATCCCAAGGGGGCATTGTTGTGTCTGGAAGGCCAGTCGCCCAGAGGAATTTTTGTTCTGTGCACCGGGCGCGCCAAACTCTCCACTACTTCCAGTGAAGGAAAGAGCATGATTCTTCGCGTGGCTGAACCGGGTGAAGTCCTTGGTCTTACGGCGGCAGTTGCAAATTCTCCCTATGAAGCCACTGTGGAAACACTGGAGCCCAGCCAGGCCAACTTTATTGCCCAGGCGGATTTCGTGCGCTTTCTGCAAGAGTTTCCGGATGTTGGCATGAAGGTGGCCAGGCAGCTCACTCACAACTGCAAATGCGCCTATGACGAAATTCGTTCCCTGGGACTTTCGAATTCAGTTCCTGAAAAACTCGCCAAGCTGATTCTGCGCTGGGCGGAGCATCCTCTGGAGTTGTCTACAAAAAAACCCAATGAAATCGCGTTGCGGGTAACACTCACGCAGGAAGAGATTGCCCAATTCATCGGCACCTCACGAGAGACGGTTTCGCGGGTGCTCACCAGTTTTCGCAAAAAGGGCTTTATCAGGGTGAAGGGCGCTACATGGACGATCACCAATCGACGCGCTCTGGAAAATCTGGTAACCACCTGATCATCACAAGCTGAGGTGACTGTCATCACAGTGCCTCATATCAAATGGGTCTATAAGCAATCTATGAACAGCACACCACAAAGCGCCGCCGCCAATGAGCTGTATGAAATGCTTTCGCAGGAAGTGCGGGCGGAATTGGTCAAAGCCGAACAGTCGATGACCGTACCGAAAGGCACAACGCTTATTCAGCAGGGTGTGCCGCCGGAAAATCTAGTCATCATCAACTCGGGCAAGGTCGCAGTCAGCCTGAATTGCATGCGCGGGGCCGCCTCGGTGGATTACTCGGAACCTGGGAAGGTGTTTGGAATGCGCGCCCTGGTTTCTGGCGAGCTGCCGGAAATCAACGTTACCTGTGTCGAAACCTGTTCCATCACGGTTGTTCCCCGCGATGCTTTTCTGTCCTTACTGCAAGACAAGCCGGAGATTTATTTCGGTGTTGCCAAGGTCCTCAGCAGTGATTTGAAAATTGCGGACCGGATTTTGCGTAGCAATTCTCGCCGTTTCTTTTGCGGCCCTCGCTCTCGTACCGTAAAGCCGGATTAAGGTCGCCGGTGGATCGAGAAGCCACAAGTCCCCACGCCATATTTTCTTTCTCTTTGAACACTCATGAAAGCAGTCTCTGGATTCCAACTCGCCTGCGGCCCTGGGCAGCAACTCTGGAAATTACAAAATCTGAGTCCCGTTTTGGCACTCCCGCGGTGATTCGTAAAGTTTCTTTACACGTGTGATCCATATCACAGAGCTAACATAGGACTTTGCTTATAGTCGGTTGTTTCATTGCGAAAAATGGAGAAAAGCGAGGGTCGCTCATGTCAGGAAAAGGACTCAGGCTGTTTATTCTATTGGTCTTTCTTGTAGGACTGGTTGGTCTCACCAACGCCAGCCCGAAGAAAGACAAAGGAACTGATACCGATAAGCAGGGCAGCCAGACAAAGGCTAAAGACTTAGCCGAGAGCCATAAGGGCGTCGATCCCTCGCAATATGTGGGGGCTGAAACCTGCAAGACCTGCCACGAGCAGCAGGCCAAAGGTTATGATCAGGGCCCGCATTGGAAGACCGAGCTGAACAAGCATAAAGGCGTGGAGTTCCAGGGTTGCGAGGCCTGCCACGGTCCCGGCAAGGAGC is drawn from Terriglobia bacterium and contains these coding sequences:
- a CDS encoding MFS transporter, which gives rise to MRNILQHRGMRLIFAANLISMVGSGMNSAGVTWFVLQKTHSEMALGTLLMLQTIPALMMLPFTGVVIDREDRRRLLMVLDAARGLVILCVAIMAYRGVATLWEVYLMSVIVAAGFWMFWPTITALVQELTPDSHFVHSNSFLLAGVQGGWLVAGAVVGFVYNKIGLHGVLFIDFASYVLSFTCYLFVRKGKHTVAMAEETIVHDSAVAKFVHELKEGIAYIKLRPRLLLLGIAWALFIGGMLTQGVITAPFSDRILKSGAVGYGWLNAGWAIGAFMSAIYTPALIRGTGHRRAVGISMALLGLCLISLPFLGSHIQGALVVSASLTVGVALVVCAAVYCLMGCCRALGGVAITSTMMELVPKHFMGRVQNTFYFLGTLMQLVFSFTVGTVAHTRGLAQGFAIVGGIYLLACLTGSWPVRDVVTEPGGQLEQGT
- a CDS encoding universal stress protein yields the protein MSTMHALPVVNKISFKNILFLTDFTESSQGAMAYALGFANHFGAQVYPAHACDPIILTETAAPNIVDEVEENSRRRLSALAKENNFNGTPLFARGPVAEAVPKWIAEHGIDLIVMGTHGRQGLKHLLMGSVAEAIFRNATCPVLTVGPHVTVRPTHDFKAENILFPTDLGAHAEFATQYALSIAQESRALVTVMHVVSLNDAFQRDRTELVADSYKKLEKLVPAEAKKWCKPEMVVEIGDTVKELLGYAETERPDMIVLGLPSGKKFNGGFHSSVTYNLVAGAPCPVLTVRDVLND
- a CDS encoding N-acetyltransferase — protein: MDSNPVTHNEAKGQFEIALGNERALLQYRRTDHSITLIHTEVPQASRGRGLGNQLIRAALDYAHFNQLKVVPVCPFVKAYLKKHPEAAN
- a CDS encoding Crp/Fnr family transcriptional regulator; this encodes MNSTPQSAAANELYEMLSQEVRAELVKAEQSMTVPKGTTLIQQGVPPENLVIINSGKVAVSLNCMRGAASVDYSEPGKVFGMRALVSGELPEINVTCVETCSITVVPRDAFLSLLQDKPEIYFGVAKVLSSDLKIADRILRSNSRRFFCGPRSRTVKPD
- a CDS encoding class I SAM-dependent methyltransferase; translation: MSNAQLAALLTIVAGIILLIVARRRFRKVDPVHKVLDHVVQHGNQETKPEYHRATPECPNPERWRMFDTMTAEVEVLDFLKCLMTTVKPNLVVETGTFLAVSTIYMAEGLKQNGSGKIITCEPDKEVFAKAKEKIEASGLKKFIDYRCESSLETRVAGTIDVLFCDSLPELREPEVRHFLPQINPNGLILMHDASSHLKTVREAAKRMEDEGLISVVFLPTPRGLVIAQKRAGRK
- a CDS encoding nucleoside 2-deoxyribosyltransferase encodes the protein MTQSNIEASALEDMLSALAKIIAYGLSYEQRTAVLRGYDLRLSNTQRPDEFRVFHALKSLASTSQPLEYVRDLLHRIEGTRSFYQNVGPELDRLRYLVAKHLLPQQEELTPPYVFVLLPFKEEFLATFESVIRPCLQDLGCAAEHAKDIATVGSIIEVIFLQISKAAFLVADTTGSNPNVFYEIGYAHALGKKVLLLTQDTAKIPFDIGGLKHIHYHPGSPHTLQRDLRRYAEVLCKQLKSP
- a CDS encoding Crp/Fnr family transcriptional regulator, encoding MGMAYHFQIIEDCLKCAFREQNLFCDLSREALVRLQQIKATSVYPKGALLCLEGQSPRGIFVLCTGRAKLSTTSSEGKSMILRVAEPGEVLGLTAAVANSPYEATVETLEPSQANFIAQADFVRFLQEFPDVGMKVARQLTHNCKCAYDEIRSLGLSNSVPEKLAKLILRWAEHPLELSTKKPNEIALRVTLTQEEIAQFIGTSRETVSRVLTSFRKKGFIRVKGATWTITNRRALENLVTT
- a CDS encoding universal stress protein: MPLVRPGTAISFKNILFLTDFGQASTGALAYSLAFARHFKARLYPAHVLDTVLTETAVAGEAAVQELEEQKRRQLSRLAQYNGINFQPLLSRCDFEAAIAHWISQLGIDLVVAGTHGRRGVQRLLLGSTSEMVLHNAPCPVLTVGPNVEVPRLFSLNLEKIVFATDLGEQSQHVLGFALSLAREKCARLMLLHVLPEESRDYPDRLRVLSFVLNEAERLLPIQARSWCKPEFAVDAGPTAERIVNHAQNEQADLIVMGRGHSENFSLRGSPGVTHKVICAAPCPVLSVPEAWAR